In a genomic window of Methylovirgula sp. 4M-Z18:
- a CDS encoding patatin-like phospholipase family protein, protein MVRKNLALVLGAGGAAGNAWLIGIIAGLAEAGLDMTQAADLVIGTSAGATAAAQVRSGIPPVELLASVLSPPVQPVGQNRQPPPSLPMATVFERMRAVSAAATSSADLQRAMGAFGLECDAMLGPAAGERWRATVAARLPRREWSDRPMIVVAVDAHTGEVAKFDRDSGVDLVDAVTAATALPGLVPTHSINGARYINGGVRSPDNADLASGYANILVLSPLSGRSGPLPEGQFEGLRRPKEWGMDLEGQVEALRKQGSRVEVITPDADSRAAMGTNQMDLATRIPAARAGFAQGKQEATRVSFL, encoded by the coding sequence ATGGTTCGAAAAAACCTTGCTCTGGTTCTCGGTGCCGGCGGGGCTGCCGGAAATGCGTGGCTGATCGGTATCATCGCAGGCCTAGCCGAGGCTGGTCTCGACATGACGCAGGCCGCCGATCTGGTGATCGGCACCTCGGCCGGCGCCACCGCGGCGGCGCAGGTCCGCAGCGGCATACCGCCGGTAGAACTGTTGGCCTCGGTGCTGTCCCCGCCGGTTCAACCGGTCGGACAAAACCGTCAACCTCCGCCGTCCCTGCCGATGGCCACGGTCTTCGAGCGGATGCGGGCCGTCTCCGCTGCCGCAACCTCGTCGGCCGATCTGCAACGCGCGATGGGTGCGTTCGGGTTGGAGTGCGACGCAATGCTTGGGCCCGCCGCGGGCGAACGGTGGCGGGCCACGGTCGCCGCCAGGCTGCCTCGCCGTGAATGGTCGGACAGGCCGATGATCGTGGTGGCCGTCGACGCGCATACCGGCGAAGTGGCCAAGTTCGACCGTGATTCCGGTGTCGATCTGGTGGACGCGGTCACTGCGGCGACCGCCCTGCCCGGCTTGGTCCCCACCCACAGCATCAACGGCGCCCGCTACATCAACGGCGGCGTACGCTCCCCCGACAACGCCGACCTTGCCTCGGGCTATGCGAATATCTTGGTGCTCTCGCCCTTGAGCGGACGGAGCGGGCCGCTCCCGGAAGGCCAGTTCGAGGGGCTGCGCAGACCAAAGGAATGGGGCATGGATCTGGAGGGCCAGGTCGAGGCCCTGCGCAAGCAGGGCAGCCGCGTCGAGGTGATCACACCGGATGCCGATTCTCGCGCCGCCATGGGCACGAACCAGATGGACCTGGCGACCCGCATCCCCGCCGCCCGCGCCGGTTTCGCCCAAGGCAAGCAGGAAGCGACCCGCGTGTCGTTCCTCTAG
- a CDS encoding alpha/beta fold hydrolase: MKEGQLRKLVAVLAADIAGYSILMGSDEVRTVRDLKGHQAVLLPLIGEYGGHIIDTAGDGILAEFASAVAAVECAIAIQEKMLERNATIEPERRMLFRIGINVGDVIYDESRIYGDGINIAARLESIADPGGIFISRQAFDQVDGKVAFGFRKLGLKNLKNISKPVDVFAADRASDTTPSVGPLRIPQEIRYCRAPDGVRLAYAIAGSGQPLVKAANWMNHLEYDWESPVWRHVFRGLANNHTLIRYDARGNGLSDWDVDKISLDAWVTDLETVVDAAGLERFPLLGISQGCAVSIAYAVRHPQKVSHLILYGGFALGGKKRSTAERDKRNAMMTLIRLGWGADNAAFRQMFTGLFIPRGTPEQADYFNELQRRTTSPECAARFFDAAGDIDVTDLLARVAAPTLVMHVREDALCPIEAGRQMAAGIPGARFVGLPGQNHLFLENEPASGRFFEEIAIFLSG; this comes from the coding sequence ATGAAGGAGGGTCAGTTACGTAAGCTTGTGGCTGTCCTGGCGGCAGACATTGCGGGTTACAGCATCCTGATGGGTTCAGACGAGGTGCGCACGGTGCGTGATCTCAAGGGACATCAGGCCGTATTGCTGCCTTTGATTGGTGAATATGGCGGTCATATTATTGACACTGCCGGCGATGGCATACTCGCCGAGTTCGCCAGCGCCGTGGCAGCCGTAGAATGCGCGATTGCGATCCAAGAAAAGATGCTCGAGCGCAACGCAACAATAGAGCCTGAACGACGCATGCTGTTTCGCATCGGCATCAACGTCGGCGACGTCATCTACGACGAATCACGCATTTATGGTGACGGCATCAATATTGCGGCCAGGTTGGAAAGCATCGCCGATCCCGGCGGCATCTTCATTTCCCGCCAGGCCTTCGATCAAGTGGATGGAAAGGTAGCTTTCGGCTTCCGAAAATTGGGCCTGAAAAATCTCAAGAACATCTCAAAGCCAGTCGATGTCTTCGCGGCCGACAGAGCATCCGACACAACGCCAAGCGTTGGCCCGCTACGGATTCCTCAGGAAATTAGGTATTGCCGGGCGCCCGACGGGGTGCGTCTCGCCTATGCGATAGCCGGCAGCGGGCAGCCACTCGTCAAGGCTGCAAACTGGATGAACCACCTCGAATACGATTGGGAGAGCCCGGTCTGGCGGCATGTCTTCCGCGGTCTTGCGAACAATCACACCCTCATCCGTTATGACGCTCGCGGCAACGGATTGTCCGACTGGGACGTGGACAAGATTTCCCTGGACGCCTGGGTCACCGATCTTGAGACGGTCGTCGATGCGGCCGGACTTGAGCGTTTCCCACTCCTCGGAATCTCGCAGGGTTGTGCCGTTTCGATCGCATATGCCGTGCGGCACCCCCAGAAAGTGTCTCACCTAATCCTTTACGGAGGCTTTGCACTAGGCGGCAAGAAGCGTTCAACAGCCGAGAGGGACAAGCGCAATGCGATGATGACCCTGATACGACTGGGTTGGGGTGCGGACAATGCCGCGTTTCGGCAAATGTTCACGGGACTGTTCATCCCTCGGGGGACGCCGGAGCAGGCGGATTATTTCAACGAACTCCAGCGCAGGACCACATCCCCTGAATGCGCCGCCCGATTCTTTGACGCAGCCGGCGATATTGACGTCACAGATCTTCTCGCTCGGGTCGCCGCACCTACACTCGTGATGCACGTCAGAGAGGATGCTTTATGCCCGATCGAGGCCGGTCGCCAAATGGCAGCTGGCATTCCGGGGGCGCGGTTCGTCGGGCTCCCAGGCCAAAACCATCTGTTCCTGGAGAACGAACCCGCTTCCGGCCGCTTTTTCGAAGAGATCGCCATTTTCCTGAGCGGATGA
- a CDS encoding ABC transporter permease produces MSSFLARRLISFAVTLLIASVLVFLALQVLPGNAAQVIMGPDASPDAVAALAHKLHLDEPLPTRYAAWISGLLRGDFGESSAYGTPAFDLIAQRLGVSLPLALAAMTLATGLALAFGMFAATKHNTLIDAGVIALSQIGLSVPSFWAAILLILLFAVHLHWLAAGGFPGWDGGLWQAAKALALPVVSLSLAQAAILTRVTRSALLDVLREDFIRTARAKGLTRNAALWRHGLRNALVPIITVMGLQFANLLASAIVTENVFQLPGLGRLLFQSIANRDLVVVQDCVMLLVGSVVAINFLVDIASALIDPRLKAQAR; encoded by the coding sequence ATGAGCAGCTTTTTGGCGCGACGGCTCATCAGCTTTGCCGTGACGCTTCTCATCGCGTCGGTTCTCGTCTTCCTGGCGCTGCAGGTGCTGCCCGGCAATGCCGCGCAGGTGATCATGGGGCCGGATGCGAGCCCCGATGCGGTCGCGGCGCTCGCCCATAAGCTGCACCTCGACGAGCCCCTACCGACTCGTTACGCCGCCTGGATCTCAGGTCTGCTGCGCGGCGATTTTGGCGAGAGCAGCGCCTATGGCACGCCGGCGTTCGATCTCATCGCGCAGCGCCTCGGGGTCAGCCTGCCGCTGGCGCTGGCCGCTATGACGCTGGCGACAGGGCTCGCGCTCGCCTTCGGCATGTTCGCCGCCACCAAGCACAACACGCTCATTGACGCCGGTGTGATCGCGCTCAGCCAGATCGGCCTGTCGGTGCCAAGCTTCTGGGCCGCGATCCTGCTCATTCTTCTCTTTGCCGTGCATCTGCACTGGCTTGCCGCCGGCGGCTTTCCCGGCTGGGACGGCGGGCTCTGGCAAGCTGCGAAGGCGCTGGCCCTGCCGGTCGTTTCGCTCAGCCTCGCGCAGGCGGCAATTTTGACGCGCGTGACCCGCTCGGCTTTGCTGGACGTGTTGCGCGAGGACTTCATCCGCACCGCGCGGGCAAAAGGCCTCACACGCAATGCAGCTTTGTGGCGGCACGGCCTGCGCAACGCGCTCGTGCCGATCATCACCGTCATGGGGCTGCAATTTGCCAATCTGCTGGCGAGCGCGATCGTGACTGAAAACGTGTTTCAACTGCCAGGCCTGGGGCGGCTGCTGTTTCAATCGATCGCCAACCGCGATCTCGTCGTCGTGCAGGATTGCGTCATGCTGCTGGTGGGAAGCGTTGTCGCGATCAATTTTCTCGTCGATATCGCGAGCGCGCTGATCGATCCGCGCCTGAAAGCGCAAGCCCGATGA
- a CDS encoding ABC transporter permease, translating to MSAASFPSRRMHLRGNFLIGSVLVALLFGMAVLSLIWTPWPTGFDALNIPHKLQTPSWHHWFGTDQLGRDILSLILAGARTSILVGVVAVGIGLILGTLLGLLSASRGGWIDDVVMRCADITFAFPALLSAIMLQVTYGASTITAIIAIGIFNIPVFARVARAAANGVLPKDYVRAARIAGRTQIGILRDHVLPNISAPLIVQATLQFANAILAEAALSYLGLGTQPPQASWGRMLNDAQTQLFGTAAQAPMLAIYPGAAIALAVLGLNLMGDGLRDYLDPRLARTRA from the coding sequence ATGAGCGCCGCTTCCTTTCCCTCGCGCCGCATGCACCTGCGCGGCAATTTCCTGATCGGCAGCGTGCTCGTCGCGCTGCTGTTCGGCATGGCCGTTCTATCGCTGATCTGGACGCCCTGGCCCACCGGCTTTGACGCTCTCAACATTCCGCACAAATTGCAAACGCCGTCCTGGCACCATTGGTTCGGCACCGATCAACTCGGCCGCGATATTCTTTCGCTCATTCTCGCCGGTGCGCGCACGTCCATTCTTGTCGGCGTGGTCGCGGTCGGCATCGGATTGATCCTGGGCACGCTCCTTGGCCTTCTCTCTGCCTCGCGCGGCGGCTGGATCGACGATGTGGTGATGCGCTGCGCTGACATCACCTTTGCCTTTCCGGCTTTGCTCAGCGCAATCATGCTGCAGGTGACCTATGGCGCGAGCACGATCACCGCGATCATCGCCATCGGCATTTTCAACATCCCCGTATTCGCTCGGGTCGCACGCGCCGCCGCGAACGGCGTTCTGCCGAAGGATTATGTGCGCGCCGCGCGCATCGCGGGCCGAACGCAGATTGGCATCCTGCGCGATCACGTCCTGCCCAATATCTCGGCGCCGCTGATCGTGCAGGCGACATTGCAATTCGCCAATGCGATCCTGGCCGAAGCGGCGCTGTCCTATCTTGGCCTCGGCACGCAACCGCCGCAGGCCTCGTGGGGGCGCATGCTGAACGATGCGCAGACGCAGCTCTTTGGCACCGCGGCGCAAGCGCCGATGCTGGCGATCTATCCCGGCGCGGCCATCGCGCTTGCGGTGCTCGGCCTCAATCTGATGGGCGACGGCTTGCGCGATTATCTCGACCCGCGCCTCGCACGGACGCGCGCATGA
- a CDS encoding ABC transporter ATP-binding protein: MTVLLDIENLRVRVPGPRGRTEILRGLDLTLRQGDRLGIVGESGSGKSMTALAIMGLLPEGAEVSGNIRFEGRPLPVQDEKAMCALRGNRIAMIFQEPMTALNPLHRIGAQIAEPLLLHKSLSRVDARDEALRLLDRVGIPNARQRLDAYPHQLSGGQRQRVAIAMALACKPKLLIADEPTTALDVTIQKQVLNLIAELVESENMGLIIVSHDLALIAENATRIAVMYGGTIVERSATEALFTRRAHPYTQGLFNARPKLGRRSADPLPVIKGNVPDFADFSAGCPFAGRCPQTFDRCYFVTPPPVEVGQDHVARCLLFTSSHPDGQGRDS; the protein is encoded by the coding sequence ATGACGGTGCTGCTTGATATCGAGAACTTACGCGTACGCGTGCCCGGACCGCGCGGCAGGACCGAGATTTTGCGCGGGCTCGATCTTACTTTGCGGCAAGGCGACCGGCTCGGTATCGTCGGCGAATCCGGATCCGGCAAATCGATGACCGCGCTCGCGATCATGGGCCTGCTGCCGGAAGGCGCGGAAGTGTCCGGCAACATCCGCTTCGAAGGCCGGCCATTGCCGGTGCAAGATGAAAAGGCGATGTGCGCTTTGCGCGGCAATCGCATCGCCATGATTTTTCAAGAGCCGATGACGGCGCTCAACCCGCTGCACCGCATCGGCGCGCAGATCGCCGAACCTTTGCTGTTGCACAAGAGCCTGTCGCGCGTCGATGCCCGCGATGAAGCGCTGCGCTTGCTCGACCGCGTTGGAATTCCGAATGCGCGGCAGCGGCTCGATGCCTATCCGCATCAATTGTCCGGCGGCCAGCGCCAGCGCGTCGCCATCGCCATGGCGCTCGCCTGCAAGCCGAAACTGCTGATTGCCGACGAGCCGACGACGGCGCTCGACGTGACGATCCAGAAACAGGTGCTTAATCTCATCGCCGAGCTGGTGGAATCGGAAAACATGGGGCTCATCATCGTCTCGCACGACCTTGCGCTGATCGCCGAAAACGCGACGCGCATCGCTGTCATGTATGGCGGCACGATCGTGGAACGCTCTGCGACAGAGGCGCTTTTCACGCGGCGCGCGCATCCCTACACGCAAGGGCTGTTCAATGCCCGCCCCAAGCTCGGCCGGCGCAGCGCCGATCCGCTGCCCGTCATCAAGGGGAATGTACCCGACTTTGCCGATTTTAGCGCCGGCTGTCCGTTCGCCGGCCGCTGCCCGCAAACCTTCGATCGCTGTTATTTCGTTACCCCGCCGCCCGTTGAGGTCGGACAGGATCATGTGGCGCGCTGTTTGCTCTTCACATCGTCACACCCCGACGGACAAGGACGTGACTCGTGA
- a CDS encoding ATP-binding cassette domain-containing protein, with translation MTFLLETRHLTKHYRLPRAGLWQAGAVIKAVTDLDLAIAPGKSLGLVGESGSGKSTLARLILGLEAPDSGSVHFQGVDIHKAEKAVMRKLRRDMQMVFQDPYGSLDPRQTVERIVAEPLAALGKDKNGVAPRDAVIAALNSVGLRDSDLVKYPHEFSGGQRQRIAIARALVTKPKLIVADEPLSALDVSVQAQVLNLMRDLQQNFGITYLFISHDLAVVEHLCDEVAVIQHGTIVERGNPQDLFANPHHAYTRELVNSVPKMDGFGRKSLSSN, from the coding sequence GTGACGTTTCTGCTCGAGACCAGACATCTCACCAAACATTACCGTCTGCCGCGCGCGGGCCTGTGGCAGGCCGGCGCGGTCATCAAGGCGGTCACTGATCTCGATCTTGCCATCGCACCGGGCAAGAGTCTTGGCCTCGTGGGGGAATCGGGTTCGGGCAAGTCGACCCTCGCGCGGCTCATTCTAGGCTTGGAAGCCCCCGATTCCGGTTCGGTCCATTTCCAGGGCGTCGATATCCACAAAGCTGAAAAAGCGGTGATGCGCAAGTTGCGGCGCGACATGCAGATGGTGTTCCAAGACCCCTACGGCTCGCTCGATCCCCGCCAGACGGTAGAGCGCATCGTCGCCGAGCCGCTGGCTGCACTGGGAAAGGACAAAAACGGAGTTGCGCCGCGCGATGCGGTGATCGCGGCGCTGAATTCGGTCGGCTTACGCGACAGCGACCTCGTCAAATATCCGCATGAATTTTCCGGCGGCCAACGCCAGCGCATCGCCATCGCGCGGGCGCTCGTCACAAAGCCGAAACTGATCGTCGCGGACGAACCTTTAAGCGCGCTCGACGTCTCGGTGCAGGCGCAGGTGCTCAACTTGATGCGCGATTTGCAGCAGAATTTCGGCATCACCTATCTCTTCATCAGCCACGATCTCGCCGTGGTCGAGCATCTGTGCGACGAGGTCGCGGTGATTCAGCACGGCACAATCGTCGAGCGCGGCAACCCGCAGGATCTCTTCGCCAACCCGCACCATGCCTACACGCGCGAGCTGGTGAATTCGGTGCCGAAGATGGACGGGTTTGGTCGGAAATCTTTATCTTCGAATTGA
- a CDS encoding ABC transporter substrate-binding protein: MRRICAGLAAAFLVLTAQAQAAPKDTVTIGMILEPPGLDPTAGAAAAIGEIAHDNIFECLTKINADNSVTPQLADSWTVSDDLKTYTFKLKSGITFQNGEPFTAADVKFSFERAAAADSTNKIKAFFQTIDKIETPDPSSIAITLKQPNPDVLFDLGMSPSVIVEPKSAGTNATKPVGTGPFKFDSWVKGSSVTLTKWDGYRAAKTIALNKVTFRIINDPAAQVAALLAGDVDAFPRFGSFESVAQFQSDPRFTVTVGGTEGKTILAMNNKKKPLDDVRVRQAIAYAIDRKAVIDGAQSGYGTPIGSHMVPGDPGYVDLTAAYPYDPEKSKSLLKATGVALPLQLTLQLPPPPYARQGGEIIAAELAQVGIETKIENIEWAQWLSGVYTNKNYDLTVISHVEPLDIGIYANPNYYFNYDSKAFQDLYAKISTTADPQEHLKLLGDAQRMLVTDCVNAFLFQLPQVTIANKNLHGLWKNSPIFVNDMSAVSWE; the protein is encoded by the coding sequence ATGAGACGCATTTGTGCAGGTTTGGCCGCTGCATTCCTCGTGTTGACGGCGCAAGCCCAGGCAGCGCCCAAGGACACGGTGACGATCGGCATGATCCTGGAGCCGCCGGGCCTCGATCCGACCGCGGGCGCCGCGGCGGCGATCGGCGAGATCGCCCATGATAATATTTTCGAATGCCTCACCAAGATCAACGCCGACAATTCGGTGACGCCGCAACTCGCTGACTCCTGGACCGTCTCGGACGACCTGAAAACCTACACGTTCAAGCTGAAAAGCGGCATCACGTTCCAGAACGGCGAGCCCTTCACCGCGGCGGATGTGAAATTCTCCTTCGAGCGCGCAGCAGCGGCAGACAGCACCAACAAGATCAAGGCCTTCTTTCAAACCATCGACAAAATCGAGACGCCCGATCCTTCAAGCATCGCGATCACGTTGAAACAACCCAATCCGGACGTGCTGTTCGACCTCGGCATGAGCCCGTCGGTCATTGTCGAGCCGAAAAGCGCCGGCACGAACGCGACCAAGCCCGTCGGCACCGGCCCGTTCAAATTCGATTCCTGGGTGAAAGGCTCTTCGGTCACGCTGACGAAATGGGACGGCTATCGCGCGGCGAAGACCATTGCGCTCAACAAGGTCACGTTCCGTATCATCAACGATCCCGCAGCGCAGGTCGCGGCGCTGCTCGCCGGCGATGTCGATGCCTTTCCGCGCTTCGGCTCGTTCGAAAGTGTGGCGCAGTTCCAAAGCGATCCGCGCTTCACCGTGACGGTCGGCGGCACCGAGGGCAAAACCATCCTGGCGATGAACAACAAGAAGAAGCCGCTCGATGATGTGCGCGTGCGCCAGGCCATCGCCTATGCGATCGACCGCAAGGCCGTCATCGACGGCGCGCAGAGCGGCTATGGCACGCCGATCGGCAGTCACATGGTGCCGGGCGATCCCGGCTATGTCGATCTGACCGCGGCCTACCCTTACGATCCGGAAAAATCGAAATCGCTGCTCAAGGCGACGGGCGTGGCACTGCCGCTGCAGCTCACGCTGCAATTGCCGCCGCCGCCTTATGCGCGGCAGGGCGGCGAAATCATCGCGGCCGAATTGGCTCAGGTCGGCATCGAAACGAAGATCGAGAATATCGAATGGGCGCAATGGCTCTCAGGCGTCTATACCAACAAGAACTACGATCTGACGGTCATCAGCCATGTCGAGCCGTTGGACATCGGCATCTACGCCAATCCGAATTATTATTTCAATTACGACAGCAAGGCCTTCCAGGATCTCTACGCCAAAATCAGCACCACCGCCGACCCACAAGAGCATTTGAAATTGCTCGGCGACGCCCAGCGGATGCTTGTCACGGATTGTGTCAACGCGTTCCTGTTCCAATTGCCGCAAGTCACCATCGCCAACAAGAATTTGCACGGCCTGTGGAAGAACTCGCCGATCTTCGTCAACGATATGAGCGCCGTGTCCTGGGAGTAG
- a CDS encoding amidase codes for MALYDLSAAEMLAGFKSRTLSPVDVTQAILGRIAQWEPHIHATYALNGEQALRQAHASEARWRAGATLGPLDGVPVMIKENIATRGVATPLGTAATDLVPSAVDAPPAQRLRESGAVLLGKTTMPDYGMLSSGLSSFHELARNPWNLATNPGGSSAGAGAGVAAGYGPLHLGTDIGGSVRLPAGWCGIFGLKPSNGRIPIDPPYIGRVAGPMTRNVRDAALSMAVLSQPDARDYMSLPHQAIDWLALDSEVKGLRIGLLLDAGCGMMPEPEVLRAVEQAAKILSDAGAHVELMPPFLTPVMLNGLDDFWRARAWADLAALPEERRRKALPFIVDWACAAALYDGQRVFKGFSQITAMRIAATNACAPFDFVLSPTAPLPAFAAELPCPTDDPARPFEHIGFTVAFNMSEQPAASINCGYTADGLPIGLQIVGQRFDDLGVLRLAYQFEQLRPKQRPWPEPPGA; via the coding sequence ATGGCCCTTTACGATCTTTCTGCGGCGGAGATGCTCGCCGGCTTCAAAAGCCGCACGCTGTCGCCGGTCGACGTGACGCAGGCGATTCTGGGCCGCATCGCGCAATGGGAACCGCATATTCACGCCACCTATGCGCTGAACGGCGAGCAGGCGCTGAGGCAAGCGCACGCGTCGGAAGCGCGCTGGCGCGCAGGCGCGACGCTTGGGCCCCTCGACGGCGTGCCAGTGATGATCAAGGAGAATATCGCGACCCGCGGCGTCGCGACCCCACTCGGCACGGCGGCGACGGATTTGGTTCCGAGCGCCGTCGATGCGCCGCCAGCGCAGCGCCTGCGCGAATCCGGCGCGGTCCTTCTCGGCAAGACCACCATGCCCGATTACGGTATGCTGTCCTCGGGGCTCTCAAGCTTTCACGAACTCGCGCGCAATCCGTGGAATCTGGCGACCAATCCCGGCGGCTCCTCGGCGGGCGCGGGCGCGGGCGTTGCCGCCGGCTACGGCCCCCTGCATCTGGGCACCGATATCGGCGGCTCGGTGCGCCTGCCCGCCGGCTGGTGCGGCATCTTCGGCCTGAAACCCTCGAACGGGCGCATCCCGATCGACCCGCCCTATATCGGCCGCGTTGCCGGACCGATGACCCGCAACGTGCGCGACGCGGCGCTCAGCATGGCCGTGCTGAGCCAGCCCGACGCGCGCGATTATATGAGCCTGCCGCATCAAGCGATCGATTGGCTCGCGCTCGACAGCGAGGTCAAGGGCCTGCGCATCGGGCTCCTGCTCGACGCCGGTTGCGGCATGATGCCTGAGCCCGAAGTGCTGCGGGCAGTCGAACAGGCAGCGAAAATCTTGAGCGACGCCGGCGCCCATGTCGAACTGATGCCGCCGTTCCTGACCCCCGTCATGCTGAACGGCCTCGACGATTTCTGGCGCGCCCGCGCCTGGGCCGATCTGGCCGCCCTCCCCGAAGAGCGGCGCAGGAAAGCGCTGCCCTTCATCGTCGATTGGGCCTGCGCCGCCGCACTTTACGACGGCCAGCGCGTGTTCAAGGGCTTCAGCCAGATCACCGCGATGCGCATTGCCGCGACCAACGCCTGCGCGCCGTTTGACTTCGTCCTGTCGCCCACGGCGCCGCTACCCGCCTTTGCCGCCGAACTGCCCTGCCCGACCGACGATCCGGCGCGGCCCTTCGAACATATCGGCTTCACGGTCGCCTTCAACATGTCGGAACAGCCCGCCGCCTCGATCAATTGCGGCTATACCGCCGACGGCCTGCCGATCGGCCTGCAGATCGTCGGGCAGCGTTTCGACGATCTCGGCGTCTTGCGCCTCGCCTACCAATTCGAGCAATTGCGGCCCAAGCAAAGACCGTGGCCGGAACCGCCCGGCGCGTGA
- a CDS encoding AraC family transcriptional regulator, whose product MRIETSSMSFTVPPTAALFLRANESHSVTMDGPVALRELFLREDAVARAALKSAVIAVSPLLRELILAACAEPVNWELGGRGHHLTELVLDEISRATPLPLSLPLPRDPRLMRVVAALRLHPSDGRGLDELAHMAGASTRTLARLFRSETGLGFRQWRQQMRMTEALNALINGAPPTRAAALAGFVGQPAFGAAFRKIFGLTPGQARTLGKSLAKSISAEETLQFDSKG is encoded by the coding sequence ATGCGGATCGAGACGTCATCGATGTCCTTTACGGTTCCTCCGACGGCGGCGTTGTTTCTGCGCGCGAACGAATCCCACTCGGTGACGATGGACGGCCCCGTCGCGCTCCGCGAACTTTTCCTGCGGGAAGACGCAGTCGCCCGGGCCGCACTCAAGAGCGCGGTTATCGCGGTGTCGCCCTTATTGCGGGAGCTGATCTTGGCCGCATGCGCCGAACCGGTGAACTGGGAGCTCGGCGGCCGCGGCCATCACCTGACCGAACTTGTGCTCGACGAAATCTCACGTGCCACGCCACTTCCCCTGAGTTTGCCGCTGCCCCGCGATCCTCGGTTGATGCGCGTTGTCGCTGCGCTGCGTCTGCACCCGAGCGATGGGCGCGGGCTCGATGAATTGGCGCACATGGCGGGTGCGTCGACGCGCACATTGGCGCGACTTTTCCGCTCGGAAACCGGCCTTGGCTTTCGACAATGGCGTCAGCAGATGCGGATGACCGAGGCCCTCAACGCCTTGATCAATGGCGCGCCGCCGACACGCGCTGCTGCATTGGCGGGTTTTGTCGGCCAGCCAGCCTTTGGTGCCGCCTTTCGCAAGATCTTTGGACTCACGCCCGGCCAAGCGCGCACGCTGGGAAAATCCCTTGCTAAGTCGATAAGCGCAGAAGAAACACTTCAGTTTGATAGCAAGGGGTGA
- a CDS encoding cupin domain-containing protein, with protein MSDGLFEKIGYVKSDQTVQGPITPGQNRRKAIAAGDLWVGECHVTALEAPSQWHHHAEFDSVMYMLSGRIRVDFGENGEQSFEIGKGDYAYFPRRAIHRCQIIEGGNDVRYVFVRLGKGETVVNVDGPGPFAPAEPAKMSA; from the coding sequence ATGAGCGACGGCTTGTTCGAGAAGATTGGTTATGTGAAGTCCGATCAGACGGTTCAGGGTCCGATCACGCCAGGGCAGAACCGTCGCAAGGCCATCGCCGCCGGCGACCTGTGGGTCGGTGAGTGCCATGTCACGGCGCTGGAGGCTCCCAGCCAATGGCATCACCACGCCGAGTTCGACAGTGTCATGTACATGCTGTCGGGTCGCATTCGAGTCGATTTCGGTGAGAATGGCGAGCAATCCTTCGAGATCGGCAAGGGCGATTACGCCTATTTTCCGCGCCGGGCCATTCACCGCTGCCAGATCATCGAGGGCGGCAATGACGTCCGCTACGTCTTCGTCAGGCTAGGTAAGGGTGAGACCGTGGTGAACGTCGATGGCCCCGGACCTTTTGCACCGGCGGAGCCGGCAAAAATGTCTGCCTGA
- a CDS encoding GNAT family N-acetyltransferase yields MDLSSWKGVPPPHRVTLEGRYARLEPLDARRHSKDLFASAREPGGDDRFRYLFDEPPAALEEMTDWLEAKAASSDPLFFAVIDKATGRAEGRQALMRIDPSHGAAEIGNILWGPSIARTRVATEALYLFAHYLFDTLGYRRFEWKCHNLNEPSKRAALRFGFTFEGIFRQHMVAKGRNRDTAWYAMIDPDWPRLRAGYEAWLDPSNFDDDKVQRRKLLF; encoded by the coding sequence ATGGATTTGTCCAGTTGGAAGGGCGTGCCGCCCCCGCACCGCGTCACCCTCGAGGGCCGCTACGCGAGGCTTGAGCCTCTCGATGCCCGTCGTCATAGCAAGGATTTGTTCGCCTCGGCGCGCGAACCCGGCGGCGACGATCGGTTCCGGTATTTATTCGACGAACCCCCGGCGGCCTTGGAGGAAATGACCGACTGGCTTGAAGCAAAGGCGGCCTCCTCGGATCCGCTTTTCTTCGCCGTGATTGACAAGGCGACTGGGCGAGCCGAAGGCCGTCAGGCCCTGATGCGCATTGACCCATCGCACGGCGCCGCCGAAATCGGCAACATATTGTGGGGACCGTCGATCGCGCGGACTCGGGTGGCCACCGAAGCCCTCTACCTGTTCGCCCATTATCTATTCGATACGCTGGGCTATCGCCGCTTCGAGTGGAAATGTCACAACCTGAATGAGCCATCCAAGCGCGCCGCCTTACGGTTCGGTTTTACCTTCGAAGGCATTTTCCGTCAGCATATGGTCGCCAAAGGCCGCAACCGCGACACGGCCTGGTATGCGATGATCGACCCCGACTGGCCACGCCTGAGAGCCGGTTACGAAGCTTGGCTCGATCCATCGAACTTCGACGATGACAAGGTACAGAGGCGGAAGCTTTTGTTCTGA